A single genomic interval of Megalobrama amblycephala isolate DHTTF-2021 linkage group LG15, ASM1881202v1, whole genome shotgun sequence harbors:
- the ndrg4 gene encoding protein NDRG4 isoform X3, with protein sequence MAGMKDQQFTEEKPLLPESRGQEPEMAKGQCVHALPSATPSPQMARPPKRWHAIARHWLGLTRRRTSGYFPENCETFVAAGDWKEHDIETPYGMLHVVIRGAPKGNKPAILTYHDVGLNHKLCFNTFFHNEDMQEITKHFVVCHVDAPGQHIGAPQMPQGYQYPTMDQLAGMLPSVVQHFGFKSIVGIGVGAGAYILAKFALIFPDLVEGLVLLNIDPNGKGWIDWAATKLSGLTSALPDTVLAHLFSQEELMSNTEIVQNYRQQINNTINQFNLQLFWNMYNSRRDLEMNRSGTVLNAKTLRCPVMLVVGDNAPAEEGVVECNSKLDPTHTTFLKMADSGGMPQITQPGKLTEAFKYFLQGMGYIAYMKDRRMSGGPVPSASMTRLARSRTASLTSAGSVDGSRNRACTHSDSSEGVGQVSHTMEVSC encoded by the exons ATGGCTGGCATGAAGGATCAGCAGTTCACTGAAGAGAAACCGCTACTGCCAGAATCCAGGGGACAGGAACCAGAGATG GCTAAAGGACAGTGTGTGCACGCGCTGCCCTCTGCTACGCCCTCCCCCCAAATGGCTCGCCCCCCAAAACGCTGGCATGCCATCGCCCGACACTGGCTCGGCCTGACGCGGCGTCGGACCAGCGGGTACTTCCCG GAAAACTGCGAAACCTTTGTAGCTGCAGGAGATTGGAAG gaACATGACATTGAAACCCCTTATGGGATGTTGCACGTGGTGATCCGCGGGGCTCCCAAGGGCAACAAGCCAGCTATCCTGACCTACCATGATGTTGGGCTCAACC ACAAGCTGTGCTTCAACACCTTCTTCCACAATGAAGACATGCAGGAGATCACTAAGCACTTTGTGGTGTGCCACGTGGATGCCCCAGGCCAGCACATTGGTGCCCCCCAGATGCCACAAGG GTATCAGTATCCCACAATGGACCAGCTAGCTGGGATGCTTCCTAGTGTGGTGCAACACTTTGG CTTCAAGAGCATTGTGGGAATTGGAGTCGGGGCTGGTGCCTACATCCTCGCCAAATTTGCT CTGATTTTCCCAGATCTTGTGGAGGGTCTAGTTCTACTCAACATTGACCCCAATGGGAAAGGATGGATCGACTGGGCTGCCACAAAACTTTCAGGACTCACCAGTGCTTTACCAGACACTGTCCTGGCCCACCTCTTCAGCCAG GAAGAGCTTATGAGCAACACAGAAATTGTGCAAAACTACCGCCAACAGATCAATAACACCATCAACCAGTTTAACCTACAGCTCTTCTGGAATATGTACAACAG CCGCAGGGATTTGGAAATGAACCGCAGTGGCACTGTGCTAAATGCGAAGACCCTGAG GTGCCCAGTCATGCTGGTCGTTGGTGATAATGCTCCGGCTGAGGAGGGCGTG GTTGAGTGCAACTCCAAGCTGGATCCAACCCACACCACATTCCTGAAG ATGGCTGATTCAGGTGGAATGCCTCAAATTACACAG CCTGGAAAACTAACAGAGGCTTTCAAGTACTTCCTGCAGGGAATGGGATACA TTGCTTATATGAAGGATCGGAGAATGAGTGGGGGGCCAG tGCCTTCAGCCAGTATGACCCGTCTTGCTCGCTCACGAACAGCTTCTCTGACCAGCGCCGGCTCCGTGGATGGTTCTCGCAACCGCGCATGCACACACTCAGATAGCAGTGAGGGAGTTGGGCAGGTCAGCCACACCATGGAAGTGTCCTGCTGA
- the ndrg4 gene encoding protein NDRG4 isoform X5, whose protein sequence is MAGMKDQQFTEEKPLLPESRGQEPEMENCETFVAAGDWKEHDIETPYGMLHVVIRGAPKGNKPAILTYHDVGLNHKLCFNTFFHNEDMQEITKHFVVCHVDAPGQHIGAPQMPQGYQYPTMDQLAGMLPSVVQHFGFKSIVGIGVGAGAYILAKFALIFPDLVEGLVLLNIDPNGKGWIDWAATKLSGLTSALPDTVLAHLFSQEELMSNTEIVQNYRQQINNTINQFNLQLFWNMYNSRRDLEMNRSGTVLNAKTLRCPVMLVVGDNAPAEEGVVECNSKLDPTHTTFLKMADSGGMPQITQPGKLTEAFKYFLQGMGYIAYMKDRRMSGGPVPSASMTRLARSRTASLTSAGSVDGSRNRACTHSDSSEGVGQVSHTMEVSC, encoded by the exons ATGGCTGGCATGAAGGATCAGCAGTTCACTGAAGAGAAACCGCTACTGCCAGAATCCAGGGGACAGGAACCAGAGATG GAAAACTGCGAAACCTTTGTAGCTGCAGGAGATTGGAAG gaACATGACATTGAAACCCCTTATGGGATGTTGCACGTGGTGATCCGCGGGGCTCCCAAGGGCAACAAGCCAGCTATCCTGACCTACCATGATGTTGGGCTCAACC ACAAGCTGTGCTTCAACACCTTCTTCCACAATGAAGACATGCAGGAGATCACTAAGCACTTTGTGGTGTGCCACGTGGATGCCCCAGGCCAGCACATTGGTGCCCCCCAGATGCCACAAGG GTATCAGTATCCCACAATGGACCAGCTAGCTGGGATGCTTCCTAGTGTGGTGCAACACTTTGG CTTCAAGAGCATTGTGGGAATTGGAGTCGGGGCTGGTGCCTACATCCTCGCCAAATTTGCT CTGATTTTCCCAGATCTTGTGGAGGGTCTAGTTCTACTCAACATTGACCCCAATGGGAAAGGATGGATCGACTGGGCTGCCACAAAACTTTCAGGACTCACCAGTGCTTTACCAGACACTGTCCTGGCCCACCTCTTCAGCCAG GAAGAGCTTATGAGCAACACAGAAATTGTGCAAAACTACCGCCAACAGATCAATAACACCATCAACCAGTTTAACCTACAGCTCTTCTGGAATATGTACAACAG CCGCAGGGATTTGGAAATGAACCGCAGTGGCACTGTGCTAAATGCGAAGACCCTGAG GTGCCCAGTCATGCTGGTCGTTGGTGATAATGCTCCGGCTGAGGAGGGCGTG GTTGAGTGCAACTCCAAGCTGGATCCAACCCACACCACATTCCTGAAG ATGGCTGATTCAGGTGGAATGCCTCAAATTACACAG CCTGGAAAACTAACAGAGGCTTTCAAGTACTTCCTGCAGGGAATGGGATACA TTGCTTATATGAAGGATCGGAGAATGAGTGGGGGGCCAG tGCCTTCAGCCAGTATGACCCGTCTTGCTCGCTCACGAACAGCTTCTCTGACCAGCGCCGGCTCCGTGGATGGTTCTCGCAACCGCGCATGCACACACTCAGATAGCAGTGAGGGAGTTGGGCAGGTCAGCCACACCATGGAAGTGTCCTGCTGA
- the ndrg4 gene encoding protein NDRG4 isoform X1, giving the protein MGPGLFWNFPSKTSCTVPQSLLQTMLLSRMAGMKDQQFTEEKPLLPESRGQEPEMAKGQCVHALPSATPSPQMARPPKRWHAIARHWLGLTRRRTSGYFPENCETFVAAGDWKEHDIETPYGMLHVVIRGAPKGNKPAILTYHDVGLNHKLCFNTFFHNEDMQEITKHFVVCHVDAPGQHIGAPQMPQGYQYPTMDQLAGMLPSVVQHFGFKSIVGIGVGAGAYILAKFALIFPDLVEGLVLLNIDPNGKGWIDWAATKLSGLTSALPDTVLAHLFSQEELMSNTEIVQNYRQQINNTINQFNLQLFWNMYNSRRDLEMNRSGTVLNAKTLRCPVMLVVGDNAPAEEGVVECNSKLDPTHTTFLKMADSGGMPQITQPGKLTEAFKYFLQGMGYIAYMKDRRMSGGPVPSASMTRLARSRTASLTSAGSVDGSRNRACTHSDSSEGVGQVSHTMEVSC; this is encoded by the exons GTTGCTCTCCAGGATGGCTGGCATGAAGGATCAGCAGTTCACTGAAGAGAAACCGCTACTGCCAGAATCCAGGGGACAGGAACCAGAGATG GCTAAAGGACAGTGTGTGCACGCGCTGCCCTCTGCTACGCCCTCCCCCCAAATGGCTCGCCCCCCAAAACGCTGGCATGCCATCGCCCGACACTGGCTCGGCCTGACGCGGCGTCGGACCAGCGGGTACTTCCCG GAAAACTGCGAAACCTTTGTAGCTGCAGGAGATTGGAAG gaACATGACATTGAAACCCCTTATGGGATGTTGCACGTGGTGATCCGCGGGGCTCCCAAGGGCAACAAGCCAGCTATCCTGACCTACCATGATGTTGGGCTCAACC ACAAGCTGTGCTTCAACACCTTCTTCCACAATGAAGACATGCAGGAGATCACTAAGCACTTTGTGGTGTGCCACGTGGATGCCCCAGGCCAGCACATTGGTGCCCCCCAGATGCCACAAGG GTATCAGTATCCCACAATGGACCAGCTAGCTGGGATGCTTCCTAGTGTGGTGCAACACTTTGG CTTCAAGAGCATTGTGGGAATTGGAGTCGGGGCTGGTGCCTACATCCTCGCCAAATTTGCT CTGATTTTCCCAGATCTTGTGGAGGGTCTAGTTCTACTCAACATTGACCCCAATGGGAAAGGATGGATCGACTGGGCTGCCACAAAACTTTCAGGACTCACCAGTGCTTTACCAGACACTGTCCTGGCCCACCTCTTCAGCCAG GAAGAGCTTATGAGCAACACAGAAATTGTGCAAAACTACCGCCAACAGATCAATAACACCATCAACCAGTTTAACCTACAGCTCTTCTGGAATATGTACAACAG CCGCAGGGATTTGGAAATGAACCGCAGTGGCACTGTGCTAAATGCGAAGACCCTGAG GTGCCCAGTCATGCTGGTCGTTGGTGATAATGCTCCGGCTGAGGAGGGCGTG GTTGAGTGCAACTCCAAGCTGGATCCAACCCACACCACATTCCTGAAG ATGGCTGATTCAGGTGGAATGCCTCAAATTACACAG CCTGGAAAACTAACAGAGGCTTTCAAGTACTTCCTGCAGGGAATGGGATACA TTGCTTATATGAAGGATCGGAGAATGAGTGGGGGGCCAG tGCCTTCAGCCAGTATGACCCGTCTTGCTCGCTCACGAACAGCTTCTCTGACCAGCGCCGGCTCCGTGGATGGTTCTCGCAACCGCGCATGCACACACTCAGATAGCAGTGAGGGAGTTGGGCAGGTCAGCCACACCATGGAAGTGTCCTGCTGA
- the ndrg4 gene encoding protein NDRG4 isoform X2, giving the protein MGPGLFWNFPSKTSCTVPQSLLQTMLLSRMAGMKDQQFTEEKPLLPESRGQEPEMAKGQCVHALPSATPSPQMARPPKRWHAIARHWLGLTRRRTSGYFPENCETFVAAGDWKEHDIETPYGMLHVVIRGAPKGNKPAILTYHDVGLNHKLCFNTFFHNEDMQEITKHFVVCHVDAPGQHIGAPQMPQGYQYPTMDQLAGMLPSVVQHFGFKSIVGIGVGAGAYILAKFALIFPDLVEGLVLLNIDPNGKGWIDWAATKLSGLTSALPDTVLAHLFSQEELMSNTEIVQNYRQQINNTINQFNLQLFWNMYNSRRDLEMNRSGTVLNAKTLRCPVMLVVGDNAPAEEGVVECNSKLDPTHTTFLKMADSGGMPQITQPGKLTEAFKYFLQGMGYMPSASMTRLARSRTASLTSAGSVDGSRNRACTHSDSSEGVGQVSHTMEVSC; this is encoded by the exons GTTGCTCTCCAGGATGGCTGGCATGAAGGATCAGCAGTTCACTGAAGAGAAACCGCTACTGCCAGAATCCAGGGGACAGGAACCAGAGATG GCTAAAGGACAGTGTGTGCACGCGCTGCCCTCTGCTACGCCCTCCCCCCAAATGGCTCGCCCCCCAAAACGCTGGCATGCCATCGCCCGACACTGGCTCGGCCTGACGCGGCGTCGGACCAGCGGGTACTTCCCG GAAAACTGCGAAACCTTTGTAGCTGCAGGAGATTGGAAG gaACATGACATTGAAACCCCTTATGGGATGTTGCACGTGGTGATCCGCGGGGCTCCCAAGGGCAACAAGCCAGCTATCCTGACCTACCATGATGTTGGGCTCAACC ACAAGCTGTGCTTCAACACCTTCTTCCACAATGAAGACATGCAGGAGATCACTAAGCACTTTGTGGTGTGCCACGTGGATGCCCCAGGCCAGCACATTGGTGCCCCCCAGATGCCACAAGG GTATCAGTATCCCACAATGGACCAGCTAGCTGGGATGCTTCCTAGTGTGGTGCAACACTTTGG CTTCAAGAGCATTGTGGGAATTGGAGTCGGGGCTGGTGCCTACATCCTCGCCAAATTTGCT CTGATTTTCCCAGATCTTGTGGAGGGTCTAGTTCTACTCAACATTGACCCCAATGGGAAAGGATGGATCGACTGGGCTGCCACAAAACTTTCAGGACTCACCAGTGCTTTACCAGACACTGTCCTGGCCCACCTCTTCAGCCAG GAAGAGCTTATGAGCAACACAGAAATTGTGCAAAACTACCGCCAACAGATCAATAACACCATCAACCAGTTTAACCTACAGCTCTTCTGGAATATGTACAACAG CCGCAGGGATTTGGAAATGAACCGCAGTGGCACTGTGCTAAATGCGAAGACCCTGAG GTGCCCAGTCATGCTGGTCGTTGGTGATAATGCTCCGGCTGAGGAGGGCGTG GTTGAGTGCAACTCCAAGCTGGATCCAACCCACACCACATTCCTGAAG ATGGCTGATTCAGGTGGAATGCCTCAAATTACACAG CCTGGAAAACTAACAGAGGCTTTCAAGTACTTCCTGCAGGGAATGGGATACA tGCCTTCAGCCAGTATGACCCGTCTTGCTCGCTCACGAACAGCTTCTCTGACCAGCGCCGGCTCCGTGGATGGTTCTCGCAACCGCGCATGCACACACTCAGATAGCAGTGAGGGAGTTGGGCAGGTCAGCCACACCATGGAAGTGTCCTGCTGA
- the ndrg4 gene encoding protein NDRG4 isoform X4, with product MGPGLFWNFPSKTSCTVPQSLLQTMLLSRMAGMKDQQFTEEKPLLPESRGQEPEMENCETFVAAGDWKEHDIETPYGMLHVVIRGAPKGNKPAILTYHDVGLNHKLCFNTFFHNEDMQEITKHFVVCHVDAPGQHIGAPQMPQGYQYPTMDQLAGMLPSVVQHFGFKSIVGIGVGAGAYILAKFALIFPDLVEGLVLLNIDPNGKGWIDWAATKLSGLTSALPDTVLAHLFSQEELMSNTEIVQNYRQQINNTINQFNLQLFWNMYNSRRDLEMNRSGTVLNAKTLRCPVMLVVGDNAPAEEGVVECNSKLDPTHTTFLKMADSGGMPQITQPGKLTEAFKYFLQGMGYIAYMKDRRMSGGPVPSASMTRLARSRTASLTSAGSVDGSRNRACTHSDSSEGVGQVSHTMEVSC from the exons GTTGCTCTCCAGGATGGCTGGCATGAAGGATCAGCAGTTCACTGAAGAGAAACCGCTACTGCCAGAATCCAGGGGACAGGAACCAGAGATG GAAAACTGCGAAACCTTTGTAGCTGCAGGAGATTGGAAG gaACATGACATTGAAACCCCTTATGGGATGTTGCACGTGGTGATCCGCGGGGCTCCCAAGGGCAACAAGCCAGCTATCCTGACCTACCATGATGTTGGGCTCAACC ACAAGCTGTGCTTCAACACCTTCTTCCACAATGAAGACATGCAGGAGATCACTAAGCACTTTGTGGTGTGCCACGTGGATGCCCCAGGCCAGCACATTGGTGCCCCCCAGATGCCACAAGG GTATCAGTATCCCACAATGGACCAGCTAGCTGGGATGCTTCCTAGTGTGGTGCAACACTTTGG CTTCAAGAGCATTGTGGGAATTGGAGTCGGGGCTGGTGCCTACATCCTCGCCAAATTTGCT CTGATTTTCCCAGATCTTGTGGAGGGTCTAGTTCTACTCAACATTGACCCCAATGGGAAAGGATGGATCGACTGGGCTGCCACAAAACTTTCAGGACTCACCAGTGCTTTACCAGACACTGTCCTGGCCCACCTCTTCAGCCAG GAAGAGCTTATGAGCAACACAGAAATTGTGCAAAACTACCGCCAACAGATCAATAACACCATCAACCAGTTTAACCTACAGCTCTTCTGGAATATGTACAACAG CCGCAGGGATTTGGAAATGAACCGCAGTGGCACTGTGCTAAATGCGAAGACCCTGAG GTGCCCAGTCATGCTGGTCGTTGGTGATAATGCTCCGGCTGAGGAGGGCGTG GTTGAGTGCAACTCCAAGCTGGATCCAACCCACACCACATTCCTGAAG ATGGCTGATTCAGGTGGAATGCCTCAAATTACACAG CCTGGAAAACTAACAGAGGCTTTCAAGTACTTCCTGCAGGGAATGGGATACA TTGCTTATATGAAGGATCGGAGAATGAGTGGGGGGCCAG tGCCTTCAGCCAGTATGACCCGTCTTGCTCGCTCACGAACAGCTTCTCTGACCAGCGCCGGCTCCGTGGATGGTTCTCGCAACCGCGCATGCACACACTCAGATAGCAGTGAGGGAGTTGGGCAGGTCAGCCACACCATGGAAGTGTCCTGCTGA
- the ndrg4 gene encoding protein NDRG4 isoform X6 → MPECWDGEHDIETPYGMLHVVIRGAPKGNKPAILTYHDVGLNHKLCFNTFFHNEDMQEITKHFVVCHVDAPGQHIGAPQMPQGYQYPTMDQLAGMLPSVVQHFGFKSIVGIGVGAGAYILAKFALIFPDLVEGLVLLNIDPNGKGWIDWAATKLSGLTSALPDTVLAHLFSQEELMSNTEIVQNYRQQINNTINQFNLQLFWNMYNSRRDLEMNRSGTVLNAKTLRCPVMLVVGDNAPAEEGVVECNSKLDPTHTTFLKMADSGGMPQITQPGKLTEAFKYFLQGMGYIAYMKDRRMSGGPVPSASMTRLARSRTASLTSAGSVDGSRNRACTHSDSSEGVGQVSHTMEVSC, encoded by the exons ATGCCGGAGTGCTGGGACGGG gaACATGACATTGAAACCCCTTATGGGATGTTGCACGTGGTGATCCGCGGGGCTCCCAAGGGCAACAAGCCAGCTATCCTGACCTACCATGATGTTGGGCTCAACC ACAAGCTGTGCTTCAACACCTTCTTCCACAATGAAGACATGCAGGAGATCACTAAGCACTTTGTGGTGTGCCACGTGGATGCCCCAGGCCAGCACATTGGTGCCCCCCAGATGCCACAAGG GTATCAGTATCCCACAATGGACCAGCTAGCTGGGATGCTTCCTAGTGTGGTGCAACACTTTGG CTTCAAGAGCATTGTGGGAATTGGAGTCGGGGCTGGTGCCTACATCCTCGCCAAATTTGCT CTGATTTTCCCAGATCTTGTGGAGGGTCTAGTTCTACTCAACATTGACCCCAATGGGAAAGGATGGATCGACTGGGCTGCCACAAAACTTTCAGGACTCACCAGTGCTTTACCAGACACTGTCCTGGCCCACCTCTTCAGCCAG GAAGAGCTTATGAGCAACACAGAAATTGTGCAAAACTACCGCCAACAGATCAATAACACCATCAACCAGTTTAACCTACAGCTCTTCTGGAATATGTACAACAG CCGCAGGGATTTGGAAATGAACCGCAGTGGCACTGTGCTAAATGCGAAGACCCTGAG GTGCCCAGTCATGCTGGTCGTTGGTGATAATGCTCCGGCTGAGGAGGGCGTG GTTGAGTGCAACTCCAAGCTGGATCCAACCCACACCACATTCCTGAAG ATGGCTGATTCAGGTGGAATGCCTCAAATTACACAG CCTGGAAAACTAACAGAGGCTTTCAAGTACTTCCTGCAGGGAATGGGATACA TTGCTTATATGAAGGATCGGAGAATGAGTGGGGGGCCAG tGCCTTCAGCCAGTATGACCCGTCTTGCTCGCTCACGAACAGCTTCTCTGACCAGCGCCGGCTCCGTGGATGGTTCTCGCAACCGCGCATGCACACACTCAGATAGCAGTGAGGGAGTTGGGCAGGTCAGCCACACCATGGAAGTGTCCTGCTGA
- the ndrg4 gene encoding protein NDRG4 isoform X7, producing the protein MPECWDGEHDIETPYGMLHVVIRGAPKGNKPAILTYHDVGLNHKLCFNTFFHNEDMQEITKHFVVCHVDAPGQHIGAPQMPQGYQYPTMDQLAGMLPSVVQHFGFKSIVGIGVGAGAYILAKFALIFPDLVEGLVLLNIDPNGKGWIDWAATKLSGLTSALPDTVLAHLFSQEELMSNTEIVQNYRQQINNTINQFNLQLFWNMYNSRRDLEMNRSGTVLNAKTLRCPVMLVVGDNAPAEEGVVECNSKLDPTHTTFLKMADSGGMPQITQPGKLTEAFKYFLQGMGYMPSASMTRLARSRTASLTSAGSVDGSRNRACTHSDSSEGVGQVSHTMEVSC; encoded by the exons ATGCCGGAGTGCTGGGACGGG gaACATGACATTGAAACCCCTTATGGGATGTTGCACGTGGTGATCCGCGGGGCTCCCAAGGGCAACAAGCCAGCTATCCTGACCTACCATGATGTTGGGCTCAACC ACAAGCTGTGCTTCAACACCTTCTTCCACAATGAAGACATGCAGGAGATCACTAAGCACTTTGTGGTGTGCCACGTGGATGCCCCAGGCCAGCACATTGGTGCCCCCCAGATGCCACAAGG GTATCAGTATCCCACAATGGACCAGCTAGCTGGGATGCTTCCTAGTGTGGTGCAACACTTTGG CTTCAAGAGCATTGTGGGAATTGGAGTCGGGGCTGGTGCCTACATCCTCGCCAAATTTGCT CTGATTTTCCCAGATCTTGTGGAGGGTCTAGTTCTACTCAACATTGACCCCAATGGGAAAGGATGGATCGACTGGGCTGCCACAAAACTTTCAGGACTCACCAGTGCTTTACCAGACACTGTCCTGGCCCACCTCTTCAGCCAG GAAGAGCTTATGAGCAACACAGAAATTGTGCAAAACTACCGCCAACAGATCAATAACACCATCAACCAGTTTAACCTACAGCTCTTCTGGAATATGTACAACAG CCGCAGGGATTTGGAAATGAACCGCAGTGGCACTGTGCTAAATGCGAAGACCCTGAG GTGCCCAGTCATGCTGGTCGTTGGTGATAATGCTCCGGCTGAGGAGGGCGTG GTTGAGTGCAACTCCAAGCTGGATCCAACCCACACCACATTCCTGAAG ATGGCTGATTCAGGTGGAATGCCTCAAATTACACAG CCTGGAAAACTAACAGAGGCTTTCAAGTACTTCCTGCAGGGAATGGGATACA tGCCTTCAGCCAGTATGACCCGTCTTGCTCGCTCACGAACAGCTTCTCTGACCAGCGCCGGCTCCGTGGATGGTTCTCGCAACCGCGCATGCACACACTCAGATAGCAGTGAGGGAGTTGGGCAGGTCAGCCACACCATGGAAGTGTCCTGCTGA